In Bicyclus anynana chromosome 13, ilBicAnyn1.1, whole genome shotgun sequence, a genomic segment contains:
- the LOC112057951 gene encoding toll-like receptor 6 translates to MPIKRTIVNRLERRNFNFVVYVLFCCYVVDRSTAAEMPHECAYRTSETETSEDAVLFCKIRTISSLDHLLQNISRTHFDDVISLHVQCSEILFFESTLAAQTEKTSGKHSNLGKLRDLVIDKCKIRQIPARAFENFKDLKSLHVTTHNSEWSAMTMELHEYAFSGLSELIELDLSDNNIWSTKTDTFCSLYSLKTLNLTRNHLQNIKTIGFSDSTREQNLSVKSCNLVLEALDMSYNDLIVITENSLSKLRSLSKLFLQNNAISTLEDGAFEGLISLQALNMSSNFINSIPPDIFFDTKFLKEIIFSNNTITVLPPGLFRGLEQLQVLDLSNNQLTSQWINKGTFVGLLRMVILNISYNRLSKIDRYMFQDLYSLQKLNLEHNEIMTIDEHAFEELRNLHSLTLSNNKLIHVHTNIFTDLHVLHELFLDNNKIKHIDEYAFENMTTIEDLGLNDNLLPTIPASIRKLRSLRSLDIGNNNITHLNRENFRGLTELFGLRLVDNKVTHLNEDTFEHLPQLQVLNLASNKIKLVSSGCFRKNVNLKLLRMDGNDITTFDGIFSSLNTLVWLNMSANRISSFDFNSFPKSLEWLDLHMNFINTMNYVNEVNSNINIKLLDLSYNNITQLTVTSIPESIEKLYINNNNIQHIQVGTFSKLQKLSIVTLNNNKIVQLDMNAFRLDQIDEDSDLPEFFISGNPFVCDCSMEWIQRINYLSHSRQYPRVLDLDKAFCSLVHSRAKEKKMIIDMSPSDFLCPYESHCFALCHCCDFFACDCEMICPNNCKCYHDITWNANVVDCSNAGYKEVPDRIPMDATEIYLDGNDINNLGNHVFIGKKKLQVLYLNNTKLKEVNNQTFKGVDSLRVLHLENNKLVELKGDEFVHLNNLNELYLDHNAIVHVANNTFSSLKSLSVLRIDDNKLVNFFPWKLLASSSKSLAHVSIEGNQYSCDCKSIAELDTWLRRDPGDPEKMLCTDTEGKSTKITIASVLSHCKEYLGSIHDPTVSKNEIVTKSLFLPDNYFAVICGIIIIIVVICLVGAIFYAFRYDVSDWLYTHYGVPLFKEQSCPNVDHVLEGNSNHMYDYYVICNTKDTQFIYHNIMSEIEFRKMTSKKFSTNESSLNILTLDSFSKSSKLSKRLLIVLTTNFICNDLCDFHFKNMFYSYLKSLNRSDLNKVIFVKIVDNNQINDELCFVLDKFKNISWNDPRFWEKFIALLNSTDTIITVKSSERSVFKKSLRQTPTLRYTTMPVTNDSCSKQNFSNSLQYCKRNDGETSQNESSPSSDNTYGEGNNSNNSYMSIDNRACPRFNYDLRLSPSSGHVYSRVEDISPTVPRSITNTAAKGRTYFV, encoded by the coding sequence ATGCCAATAAAACGAACTATCGTGAATAGACTTGAGCGCCGAAATTTTAACTTTGTTGTGTATGTGTTATTCTGCTGCTATGTCGTCGACAGGAGCACCGCGGCCGAAATGCCGCACGAGTGCGCCTACCGCACGTCTGAGACGGAAACGTCGGAGGACGCTGTTCTTTTCTGCAAAATAAGAACTATAAGCAGTTTGGATCACTTGTTACAAAACATTAGCCGGACACATTTCGATGATGTAATTTCGTTGCACGTCCAATGTAGTGAAATTCTGTTCTTTGAGAGCACGCTTGCAGCACAGACGGAAAAGACTTCAGGGAAACATTCGAATCTAGGCAAACTCAGAGATCTTGTCATTGACAAATGCAAGATACGACAGATACCGGCACGTGCTTTCGAGAATTTCAAGGATCTGAAATCTTTACACGTGACTACGCACAATAGTGAATGGTCTGCGATGACTATGGAGTTGCATGAATATGCGTTTTCGGGACTAAGTGAGTTAATCGAGTTAGATTTAAGTGACAATAACATTTGGAGCACTAAAACTGATACTTTTTGCTCATTGTACAGTTTGAAGACATTAAATTTAACCAGAAACCatttgcaaaatataaaaacaataggtTTTTCCGATTCGACGCGGGAACAAAACTTAAGTGTGAAAAgttgtaatttagttttagaagctCTTGATATGTCTTATAATGATTTGATTGTGATTACTGAAAATAGTTTATCCAAATTACGTtctttgtcaaaattatttttacaaaacaatgCGATATCTACTCTCGAGGATGGTGCTTTTGAGGGTCTCATAAGTTTGCAAGCATTAAATATGTCTAGTAACTTTATAAATAGTATTCCACCTGATATTTTCTTCgacacaaaatttttaaaagaaattatatttagtAACAATACCATAACTGTTTTACCTCCTGGTCTTTTTAGAGGTTTGGAACAACTTCAAGTATTAGACTTATCTAATAACCAGCTAACTAGTCAGTGGATAAATAAAGGCACATTCGTAGGGTTGTTACGTATGGTAATATTAAACATTTCATACAACAGACTTTCTAAGATAGACCGCTACATGTTCCAAGATTTATATAGTTTGCAAAAACTAAACTTAGAGCATAACGAAATAATGACTATCGATGAACACGCTTTTGAAGAACTTCGAAACTTACATTCTCTTAcactttcaaataataaattaatacacgTGCATACGAACATATTCACGGACTTGCATGTCTTACACGAGCTgtttttagataataataaaatcaaacacATAGATGAATACGCCTTTGAAAACATGACTACAATTGAAGATTTAGGACTTAACGATAATTTGTTACCAACAATACCGGCCTCAATTCGAAAATTACGATCCCTCAGATCGTTGGATATCGGGAACAACAATATAACCCATTTGAATCGAGAAAACTTTCGCGGTCTGACAGAACTTTTTGGTTTACGTCTCGTAGATAACAAAGTTACTCATTTAAATGAAGATACTTTTGAACATTTGCCACAGTTACAGGTACTTAATTTAgcatctaataaaataaaactcgttTCTTCTGGGTGTTTtcgtaaaaatgttaatttaaaattattacgcATGGATGGAAACGACATTACGACTTTTGATGGAATTTTTTCTTCATTAAATACTTTGGTTTGGCTTAACATGTCGGCCAATAGGATCTCTTCTTTTGATTTTAATAGTTTTCCTAAAAGCCTTGAATGGTTAGATTTACATATGAATTTCATAAATACAATGAATTATGTAAATGAAGTAAATTCAAATATTAACATTAAGTTATTAGATTTAAGTTACAATAATATTACCCAACTTACTGTTACTTCTATACCCGAATCTATAgaaaaactttatataaataataataacatacaaCACATTCAAGTGGGTACTTTCTCCAAACTACAAAAGCTGTCAATTGTTACAttgaataacaacaaaatagtACAACTTGACATGAACGCATTTAGGTTAGATCAAATAGATGAAGATAGCGACTTACCAGAGTTTTTTATAAGTGGAAACCCATTTGTTTGTGACTGTTCAATGGAATGGATTCAACGGATCAATTATTTAAGTCACAGTCGACAATACCCGCGTGTGTTGGATCTCGATAAAGCTTTTTGTTCATTGGTTCATTCGCGAGctaaagagaaaaaaatgaTAATAGACATGTCGCCTTCTGACTTTCTGTGTCCATATGAAAGTCATTGTTTTGCTCTCTGTCACTGTTGTGACTTTTTTGCTTGTGATTGTGAAATGATTTGTCCCAATAACTGCAAATGTTATCATGATATAACGTGGAACGCGAATGTCGTAGATTGTTCGAACGCTGGGTATAAAGAGGTACCGGATAGAATACCTATGGATGCCACTGAAATATATCTAGATGGTAACGATATCAATAATTTAGGTAACCATGTCTTTATTGGTAAGAAAAAACTTCAAGTTCTTTACTTAAACAACACTAAATTAAAAGAGGTAAATAATCAAACATTTAAGGGAGTCGACTCTTTGAGGGTATTACATTTAGAGAATAATAAACTAGTCGAGTTAAAAGGAGATGAATTCGTTCATCTTAATAATCTTAATGAATTATATTTGGACCATAACGCGATAGTGCACGTTGCAAACAATACTTTTTCGTCGTTAAAATCTCTTTCAGTATTGAGAATCGATGATAATAAACTTGTCAACTTTTTCCCGTGGAAACTGTTAGCATCGTCTTCAAAAAGTTTAGCGCACGTTTCAATAGAAGGTAATCAGTATTCTTGTGACTGCAAAAGTATAGCCGAGTTGGATACATGGCTTCGAAGAGATCCAGGCGATCCTGAAAAAATGTTGTGTACAGACACTGAAGGCAAATCTACTAAAATAACAATAGCTTCAGTATTAAGCCATTGCAAAGAGTATCTGGGGTCGATACATGATCCTACAGTTTCTAAAAATGAGATTGTCACCAAATCGTTATTTCTTCCGGATAACTATTTTGCTGTAATTTGtggaattattataattatagttgtAATCTGTCTTGTAggtgctatattttatgctttcAGATACGATGTCAGTGATTGGTTGTACACTCATTACGGTGTGCCTTTATTTAAAGAACAATCGTGTCCAAACGTCGATCATGTATTGGAGGGAAATTCCAATCATATGTACGACTATTATGTGATATGTAACACCAAAGATACCCAATttatatatcataatattatgtcagaAATTGAATTCAGGAAAATGACCTCCAAAAAGTTTTCAACTAACGAGTCCTCCTTAAATATTCTAACATTAGATAGCTTTTCAAAATCTTCAAAATTATCTAAACGTCTTCTAATTGTTTTGACCACAAACTTCATATGCAACGATCTGTGcgattttcatttcaaaaatatgttttacagTTACTTAAAGTCTTTAAATCGTAGCGACTTGAATAAGGTTATATTTGTTAAGATAGTAGATAACAATCAAATAAATGATGAATTGTGTTTCGTGTTagataagtttaaaaatatatcgtgGAACGATCCCCGTTTCTGGGAAAAATTTATTGCTTTACTCAATTCCACCGACACCATTATCACTGTGAAGAGCTCTGAGAGGAGCGTATTCAAGAAGTCATTACGTCAGACTCCGACGTTGAGATACACCACAATGCCGGTCACAAACGACAGTTGCTCAAAGCAGAATTTTTCGAATTCACTACAGTATTGTAAAAGGAACGACGGGGAAACATCACAGAATGAAAGTTCTCCTTCCTCGGACAACACGTATGGGGAAGGGAACAATTCGAACAATAGTTACATGTCGATTGACAATAGAGCATGTCCCCGGTTTAATTATGACCTCAGGCTTTCCCCGAGCAGTGGTCACGTGTATTCTAGGGTAGAAGATATATCGCCGACTGTACCTCGCTCTATAACAAACACCGCCGCGAAAGGCCGCACTTACTTTGTCTGA